The genomic window GCCTCCACCGTTCCTGAGGCGTCGCCGAGGTCGACCGAGTCGCCCACGCCGTACTGGTCCTCGGCCAGCATGAAGATCCCCGACAGGAAGTCCTTCACGAGCGCCTGCGCCCCGAAACCCAGTGCCACCCCGGCGATCCCCGCCGAGGCCAGGAACGGGGCGATGGCGATGCCGACGGTGTCGAGCACCACGAGGACCGCGAGGATCCCCAGCACGAACGTCACCGTGCTCTTCAGGACCGAGGCCAGGGTCTCGGCCCGCTGCTGACGGCGTTCGTTGAGCAACGGCGAGGAGTCCAGCAGACCGTTCCTGCGGCCGCCGCCGAGCTTGCCCGCACCCGTCGCGATCCCCGCGGCGACGCGGCCGATGAGCCGCATGAGCACGAAGCGCGCGACCCAGCACACGAGCAGGACGACGACGATCTTCAGGGGTTTGTCGAGCAGGAACGAGGCGACGTCGTGGGCCCCCGCCGTGGCGTCGGCGGTGTCGACCGCCTCCAGGGTGCGCGAGATCGAGTTCAGCAACGAGGGGTCCTCAGTCCTTCAGTTCCAGTCCGGTGGCCCGCGCGGCGAACGCGAGGGTGTCGCGCACGAGCCCGGCGCTGCGCGAGACCGAGCGCGCGCCGTGCCCCACGTCCTTCTCCCGGCGCAGCAGCACGGGGCGCACCGCCGGGTCCGAGCTCGTCGCGTGCTGCAGCGCCGCGCACAACTTCCTGGCGTGCAACGGGTCGACGCGACTGTCGGAGTCGAACACCGTGAACAGCACCGCCGGGTACGCCGTCCCCTCCACGGTGCGGTGGTAGGGGGAGTACGCGTGCAGCCAGCCGAACTCCTCGGCGACCGCGGCGCTGCCGTACTCCTCGCTCCACGTCGCCCCGAGGCCGTGCAGCTCGTAGCGGACCATGTCCAGCAGCGGGGCCGAGCAGACCACCCCCGCGAACAGCGCGGGTTCCTGCGTCAGCGCCGCCCCGACGAGCAGTCCCCCGTTCGACCCGCCGTGCACGCACAACTGCTGCGGGGTGGTGAAACCCCGCGCGATCAGGAACCGGGCCGCGGCGTGGAAGTCGTCGAACACGTTCTGCTTGTGCCCGCGCATCCCCGCGCGGTGCCAGTCCTCGCCCTCCTCACCGCCGCCGCGCAGGTTCGCGACGGCGTACACGCCGCCGGCCTCGACCCAGGCCAGGGCGTCGGGGGCGTAGTGCGGGGACAGGCTGATCCCGAAACCCCCGTAGCCGTAGAGGATCGTCGGTGCGCTCCGGCGCGGGACCCCGTCGGCGTCCAGCAGGTCGGCCCGGGCGGTGACCTGCAACCGCACGACCGTCCCGTCCAGGCTGGGGTACTCCAGCAACCGGCTCACGACGGCCGGGACCTGCACGGCCCCCGGCGGGGCGGACTCCACCGCGAGTTCCCGCGTGCGGCCGTCGAGGTGCCACACGTGCGCCGGGGTCGTGGTGTCGCTGTAGGAGAACCACAGGTCGTGCCCGCCCTCGGGACGGCCGACCAGACCCCCGATCGACCCCGTCCCGGGCAGTTCGACGCGACCCGCGGCCCCTTCCAGCCGGGTTCCCGTCGCGAGGTCGTGCACGGTCACCGAACTCACCGCGTGCTCGGTCCAGCCGACCACCAGCAGGGGTTCGGGCAGGTCCGGGCCGTCGAGGACCGCGACGTCGTCGAGCAGGGCCGGTCCCTGGGGCACGAGGTCGCTCCAGTTCTCCACCTGCGGCGCGTGCGGGTCCGCCACCGCGAGCCGGCCCCGCGGCGCGTCGAGATCGGTGAACACGTACAACCGGCCGTCGCGGCCGACCCACGCGCTCGTGTTCGCGTCGCGCCCCTCGACGACCGTGCGGAACTCCGGCCGCGCCGGGTCGCCCGCCGACAGGTCCGCGATCCACACGTCGTTGCGCGGGGCCGTCCCGTCCGAGCTCGTCACGACCAGCCAGCGCCCGTCGCGCGAGGTCCACACGCCGTAGTAGTTCGTCATCGACCGCCCGTCGCCGAAGACCTCGACGTCGGTGTCCGGGTCCGTGCCGACGACGTGCAGGTACACCCGGCGGTGGTACTGGCGCTCGTGCTCGGGCAGCCGCTCGGGTGGCAGCCGGCGCACGTAGTAGAACGCCTTCACCCCGGCGCGCTCGGGCAGCCAGGCGACGGGGGAGTACCGGGCCCGGTCGATCGGGCCGTCGACGACCTCACCGGTCGTGGCGTCCAGGACCCGCAGGACGCTCTCCTCGCTGCCGCCCTCGGACAGCTGGTAGGCGACCAGGTCCCCCTCCACGTCGGGGCGCCACGCGTCGAGGGTCGTCGTGCCGGACGGGTCCAGGGCGACGGGGTCCACCAGGACCCGCGACCCGTCCCCGTCGCTCACCAGCAGCACCCCGTGCTCGGCCGTCGGCTCGCGCCGCGTGCGGAACTCGCGGGCGCCGCGGTGCACGGGGGTCCCCACCGACCCGGTCGCCATGAGCTCGCGCACCCGCCGCTCGAGCCGAGCCCGGCCCGGCAGGGTCGCCGCCCACGCCGCCCACGCCTCGTCCTGGGCCGCCGACCACGCCACCGTGCGCTCGTCGCCGGCGTCCTCCAGCCAGCGGTAGGGGTCCGGGACGGCCACGCCGTGCAGCTCGTCCACGACGTCCTCGCGCGGCGCGGCCGGCCGCTGCTGGGGGGTGCTCATGGCCGACCACCCTAGGTCGGGTGCCGTGCGTCTCGCCGGGGACCCGTGCCGGACCCGGCGGGGGTTCCGGGACCGCGGACGGGCAGTGGCCGACCACCTCTGGCAGAGTCGCCGGGTGGCCACCGACGTGCCGAGCGCCGAACTGCGCGCCGACCTCATCGACCTCGCGACCGCCTGCGGGGTCGCCACCACCTTCGACGACTGGCAGGGACGGAAGACCACCGTCCCCGCCGCGACGATCACCGCGGTGCTCACCGCGATGGGACTGGACGTCTCCACGCCCCTCGCGACGCGCGAGGCGCTGCACGAGGTCAAGCTCCGGCCGTGGCGGCGCGTCCTGCCGCCCGTCGTCGTGGCCCGCGAGGGGCGGCTGCACCAGGTGCCCGTCCACGTCCCCCACGGCGACCCCGTCGACGTCGTCGTCGAGCTCGAGGGGGGCGACTGGGCCCCGCTGCGCCAGGTCGACCGCTGGGTGGACCCCGTCCACGTCGACGGCGTCCTGACGGGCCGGGCGACGTTCGAGCTGCCCGACGACCTGCCGCTGGGGTGGCACGTGCTGCGCGCCCGCACCCCCGCGGGGGTCAGCGAGTGCCCCTGCGTCGTCACCCCCGACGTCCTGGACCTGCCGCTCACGCTGCAGACCGGCCGCAGCTGGGGGTACCAGACCCAGCTGTACTCCGTGCGGTCCTCACGGTCCTGGGGCGTCGGCGACCTCGCCGACCTCGCCGAGCTGAGCGCCGTCGCGGCCGGGCAGGGCGCGGGGTGGATCCTCGTGAACCCGCTCGCCGCGGCGCAGCCGGTCCCGCCCATGGAGGCCTCGCCCTACCTGCCGACGACCCGCCGCTTCGTGAACCCGCTCTACCTGCGCGTCGAGGACGTCCGCGAGGTCGCCTACCTGACGCCGGGGGACCGGGCGCTCGTGGAGCGCCTCGCCGAGCGGGTCCGGCCCGCCGACCACGACCCGGGGCAGATCGACCGCGACGCGGCCTGGGCCGCGAAGAAGCAGGCCCTCGAGGTGGTCTTCGCCCACGGCCGCACCCCCGCCCGCGAGGCCGCCTTCCGGCGCTACGTCGCCGCCGAGGACCCCGGGCTCACCGGGTTCGCCACCTGGTGCGCCCTGGCCGAGCGGTTCGGGCTGCCGGCCGCCGACTGGCCGGCCGAGGCCGCCTCCCCGGCCGCCGCCGAGGCCTCCGGCCTGAGCGCCGAGCTCGCCGAGCGCGTCGAGTTCCACCGCTGGCTGCAGTGGCAGTGCGACGAGCAGCTGCGCACCGCCCAGGACGCCGCCACCGCACCCGGCACCGGGCCGGGCATCGTCCACGACCTCGCCGTCGGCGTGCACCCCGACGGCGCCGACGTGTGGTCCCTCGGGGACGCCCTCGCGCACGGCGTGACGGTCGGCGCGCCGCCGGACGCCTTCAACCAGCAGGGGCAGGACTGGAGCCAGCCGCCGTGGCGTCCCGACCGCCTCGCCGAGCTTGCCTACGTGCCCTTCCGCGACATGGTCCGCACGATCCTGCGCCACGCCGGCGGGTTGCGCGTCGACCACGTCATCGGCCTGTTCCGGCTGTGGTGGATCCCGCAGGACGCCTCCCCGGCCGCGGGCACCTACGTGCGCTTCGACCACGAGGCGCTCATCGGCATCCTCGCCCTGGAGGCCCAGCGGGCCGGGGCGGTGCTCGTGGGGGAGGACCTCGGGACGGTCGAGCCGTGGGTGCGCGACTACC from Kineococcus rhizosphaerae includes these protein-coding regions:
- the malQ gene encoding 4-alpha-glucanotransferase, which gives rise to MATDVPSAELRADLIDLATACGVATTFDDWQGRKTTVPAATITAVLTAMGLDVSTPLATREALHEVKLRPWRRVLPPVVVAREGRLHQVPVHVPHGDPVDVVVELEGGDWAPLRQVDRWVDPVHVDGVLTGRATFELPDDLPLGWHVLRARTPAGVSECPCVVTPDVLDLPLTLQTGRSWGYQTQLYSVRSSRSWGVGDLADLAELSAVAAGQGAGWILVNPLAAAQPVPPMEASPYLPTTRRFVNPLYLRVEDVREVAYLTPGDRALVERLAERVRPADHDPGQIDRDAAWAAKKQALEVVFAHGRTPAREAAFRRYVAAEDPGLTGFATWCALAERFGLPAADWPAEAASPAAAEASGLSAELAERVEFHRWLQWQCDEQLRTAQDAATAPGTGPGIVHDLAVGVHPDGADVWSLGDALAHGVTVGAPPDAFNQQGQDWSQPPWRPDRLAELAYVPFRDMVRTILRHAGGLRVDHVIGLFRLWWIPQDASPAAGTYVRFDHEALIGILALEAQRAGAVLVGEDLGTVEPWVRDYLADRGILGSAVLWFEYDGERPKAPEAYRELALASVTVHDLPPTAGYLAQEHVALRDRLGLLTRPVEQERAQDAAEQERILGLVRDRGLLAEDADEQATVEALHRYLALSPSLLVGVSLVDAVGDRRTQNQPGTSLEYPNWRMPLTGPDGEVVLLDDLASNPRARSLARAVDEALRD
- a CDS encoding prolyl oligopeptidase family serine peptidase; protein product: MSTPQQRPAAPREDVVDELHGVAVPDPYRWLEDAGDERTVAWSAAQDEAWAAWAATLPGRARLERRVRELMATGSVGTPVHRGAREFRTRREPTAEHGVLLVSDGDGSRVLVDPVALDPSGTTTLDAWRPDVEGDLVAYQLSEGGSEESVLRVLDATTGEVVDGPIDRARYSPVAWLPERAGVKAFYYVRRLPPERLPEHERQYHRRVYLHVVGTDPDTDVEVFGDGRSMTNYYGVWTSRDGRWLVVTSSDGTAPRNDVWIADLSAGDPARPEFRTVVEGRDANTSAWVGRDGRLYVFTDLDAPRGRLAVADPHAPQVENWSDLVPQGPALLDDVAVLDGPDLPEPLLVVGWTEHAVSSVTVHDLATGTRLEGAAGRVELPGTGSIGGLVGRPEGGHDLWFSYSDTTTPAHVWHLDGRTRELAVESAPPGAVQVPAVVSRLLEYPSLDGTVVRLQVTARADLLDADGVPRRSAPTILYGYGGFGISLSPHYAPDALAWVEAGGVYAVANLRGGGEEGEDWHRAGMRGHKQNVFDDFHAAARFLIARGFTTPQQLCVHGGSNGGLLVGAALTQEPALFAGVVCSAPLLDMVRYELHGLGATWSEEYGSAAVAEEFGWLHAYSPYHRTVEGTAYPAVLFTVFDSDSRVDPLHARKLCAALQHATSSDPAVRPVLLRREKDVGHGARSVSRSAGLVRDTLAFAARATGLELKD